The Paraflavitalea devenefica genome contains a region encoding:
- a CDS encoding bile acid:sodium symporter family protein, which yields MATSYLAACMVNKVLHFLARFGLDWFILSIIGVIILASQFPGPGIADGPFSLSSLANIGISLIFFFYGLKLNRHKLVAGLSNWRLHILVQVSTFLLFPLLVLVFRPWLDAGGTHTLWLGTFFLAALPSTVSSSVVMVSIANGNIPGAIFNASISSLLGIFITPVWMSVVTGGNHNSLDMGDIMMKLLLQILLPVVMGLLLNPTRLGKVAEKYNKQLKYFDQLTILAIVYTAFSESFDKHMFSNLNMAALLILGACMLVLFFVAYCITGYTARLLHFNREDRITATFCGSKKSLVHGTVMAKVIFMNSPLTGILLLPIMLYHALQLIAVSIIAQRMGKQHRPVK from the coding sequence ATGGCTACATCGTATCTTGCAGCCTGTATGGTCAACAAGGTATTGCATTTTTTAGCTCGTTTTGGGTTAGACTGGTTTATACTTTCCATCATCGGCGTCATCATACTGGCCTCACAATTCCCCGGACCGGGCATTGCCGACGGACCTTTTTCCCTATCCTCCCTTGCCAATATTGGCATCTCTCTGATCTTCTTTTTCTATGGGCTGAAGCTCAACAGGCATAAACTGGTAGCTGGTCTCAGTAACTGGCGGCTGCATATCCTGGTGCAGGTGAGTACCTTCCTGTTGTTCCCGTTATTGGTCTTGGTGTTCAGGCCCTGGCTGGATGCAGGGGGCACACATACATTATGGCTGGGCACTTTCTTCCTGGCCGCTTTGCCGTCTACTGTTTCTTCCTCCGTGGTCATGGTGTCTATTGCCAATGGTAATATCCCCGGTGCTATCTTCAATGCCAGTATTTCCAGCCTGCTGGGTATTTTTATTACACCGGTATGGATGAGTGTGGTTACCGGGGGCAATCACAATAGCCTTGATATGGGAGATATTATGATGAAGCTCCTGTTGCAAATATTGCTGCCGGTGGTGATGGGCCTGTTGCTGAATCCCACCAGGCTGGGGAAGGTAGCGGAAAAGTATAATAAACAATTGAAATACTTTGATCAGCTTACCATCCTGGCCATTGTGTATACAGCTTTCAGTGAATCATTTGACAAGCACATGTTCAGCAACCTGAACATGGCGGCATTACTTATCCTGGGCGCCTGTATGCTGGTGTTGTTCTTTGTGGCTTATTGTATTACTGGTTATACAGCCCGCCTGCTGCATTTTAACCGGGAGGACAGGATCACCGCCACCTTCTGTGGGTCCAAGAAATCACTGGTACATGGCACGGTCATGGCAAAGGTCATCTTTATGAACAGTCCGCTCACCGGCATCCTGCTATTGCCCATTATGCTGTATCATGCCCTGCAACTTATTGCCGTCAGCATCATTGCCCAACGGATGGGTAAGCAGCACCGGCCAGTAAAATAG
- a CDS encoding sensor histidine kinase has protein sequence MKRYIVLLLHLVYWVLYGSLCVFLLYLGRGEPQTMLDEDGLLYTGVVLVIAALAFYAFYYGWFWRYLAQRKLKAFIVAGLVTCACISLFVMGILVAVFYYYADFLPEANVIIPFLIAFFLYSIIHGIAATAIRGFVHWYLELRVKEALQKKNLETELALLKGQLQPHFLFNTINNIDVLIGREPARASSYLQQLSGMLRYMLYKGHLDTIPLEEEIQFIQQYIALQKIRKASPDWVRLEVGGDTGELTIAPLLFLPFLENAFKYGTTGEGTAPVTIQLQANNRILHFHCQNSYASTVQAPDGHSGLGLFLARQRMDLLYPGRYSLEVQALQNTFIVQCRIDL, from the coding sequence ATGAAACGATATATAGTATTGCTTTTGCACCTGGTTTATTGGGTACTGTATGGAAGCCTCTGTGTTTTTCTCCTGTATCTTGGACGGGGAGAGCCGCAGACAATGCTGGATGAAGATGGCCTGCTCTATACAGGCGTTGTATTGGTTATTGCAGCACTTGCCTTCTACGCCTTTTACTACGGGTGGTTTTGGCGTTACCTGGCCCAGCGAAAGCTGAAGGCATTTATTGTAGCCGGACTGGTAACCTGCGCCTGCATTTCCCTGTTCGTTATGGGCATCCTGGTTGCTGTCTTTTATTACTATGCCGACTTCCTGCCTGAAGCAAATGTAATAATACCTTTCCTGATCGCTTTTTTCCTGTATTCCATTATACATGGCATTGCCGCTACCGCCATCAGGGGCTTCGTGCACTGGTACCTGGAATTGCGGGTAAAGGAAGCGTTGCAAAAGAAAAACCTGGAAACGGAACTGGCCTTATTGAAAGGACAGCTTCAGCCTCATTTTCTTTTCAATACGATCAATAACATAGATGTGCTTATTGGCAGGGAACCGGCCAGGGCTTCCAGCTACCTGCAGCAGCTTTCAGGCATGCTACGTTATATGTTGTATAAAGGTCACCTGGATACCATACCGCTGGAAGAAGAAATCCAATTCATACAACAATATATAGCGCTGCAGAAGATCCGGAAAGCGTCCCCCGATTGGGTGAGGCTGGAAGTAGGGGGCGATACAGGAGAATTGACCATAGCACCTTTACTGTTCCTGCCTTTCCTGGAGAATGCTTTTAAATATGGGACCACCGGCGAGGGGACAGCGCCGGTTACTATACAATTACAGGCCAATAACAGGATACTTCATTTTCATTGCCAGAACAGTTACGCTTCAACTGTGCAGGCGCCGGATGGTCATAGCGGACTTGGATTATTCCTGGCACGGCAACGAATGGACCTGCTGTATCCCGGTCGTTACAGTTTGGAAGTTCAGGCCCTGCAGAATACCTTTATCGTTCAATGCCGCATTGATCTGTGA
- a CDS encoding lipid A deacylase LpxR family protein has translation MRRSFWCFIVLVTGLPFSTVLAQEQPDNRYMFRVYEDNDVINIYDIGSDRGYTNGTRLDLFWRKQKRSFMNKLMPQAGKNSINTHSWSLMQVIITPDNILRRKPDPADYPYSGALFVSRSLHSSNPVTKLSLQTEWVLGVMGPPSLAQETQKLIHRVIGAQPPRGWAYQQPADLLLNYHFTVNKQLARYRQWAEIIGSGQVYAGTMLNGAALYTTIRIGNMNPYFEGYMQQFTAGKKRTNRWQLYFTIQPAAELILHNALLEGGVFNHGIKQQGSEPGTQTQYVRLAEQQRLIGRIDLGAVVSKGNIGLSFTQKSSTALIKGLPRQDVGNISLYIGW, from the coding sequence ATGCGAAGGAGCTTTTGGTGTTTTATTGTTTTGGTCACAGGCCTGCCATTTTCAACGGTTCTTGCACAGGAACAGCCTGACAACAGGTATATGTTCCGGGTGTACGAAGACAATGATGTTATTAATATCTATGATATAGGCAGCGACAGGGGCTATACCAATGGCACCAGGCTCGACCTGTTCTGGCGGAAACAGAAAAGGTCCTTTATGAATAAGCTAATGCCACAGGCAGGTAAGAACAGCATCAATACCCATAGCTGGAGCCTGATGCAGGTAATAATCACTCCCGATAATATCCTGCGGCGCAAACCCGATCCGGCAGATTATCCTTATTCAGGCGCCTTGTTTGTGAGCCGCTCCCTGCATTCTTCCAATCCGGTTACAAAATTATCCCTGCAAACAGAATGGGTGTTGGGTGTAATGGGACCGCCTTCCCTGGCCCAGGAAACACAGAAACTGATACACCGGGTCATCGGTGCGCAGCCTCCAAGGGGATGGGCCTATCAACAGCCTGCAGACCTTTTGCTTAATTATCATTTTACCGTTAATAAACAACTGGCCCGTTACCGGCAATGGGCCGAAATTATTGGTAGCGGACAAGTATATGCAGGTACCATGCTCAATGGCGCTGCCCTGTATACCACAATCAGGATCGGCAATATGAATCCTTATTTTGAAGGTTATATGCAGCAATTTACTGCGGGAAAGAAACGGACCAACAGGTGGCAATTGTATTTTACCATACAGCCTGCTGCTGAATTAATATTGCACAATGCATTACTGGAAGGAGGCGTTTTCAATCACGGCATTAAACAGCAAGGCAGTGAACCCGGGACCCAAACCCAATATGTGCGACTTGCAGAACAGCAGCGATTGATTGGCCGGATAGACCTTGGGGCTGTTGTATCCAAAGGAAATATTGGCCTGTCATTTACCCAGAAGAGTTCAACCGCCCTGATCAAAGGGCTTCCCCGGCAGGATGTAGGGAATATCTCTTTATACATAGGCTGGTAG
- a CDS encoding serine hydrolase, producing MQRSCFLFFVHRIGLSMLMAACTVCTKGQSIAGLDSLLQSMAAKTKGAGIAVAVIKKDNLVYARGFGYRDVERRLPVTPETVFPVGSCTKAMTAALIGNLGARVALDAPVQSYLPGCKFYTTAMTEQITVRDLLCHRSGLARHEYSWFFMAAGNRDSMLKRVAFLEPNARIGEKWQYNNWGYLLLGMIGEKLCGISYEAAIHQYLLQPLQMTHSYFSLDSLLADKNAALGYKTVKGQAKLMPYHPMELMAPAGGLNSTAPDMARWVSCWINGKAVIPAAFRTQAISSQVVTKPALPYNDQAGTFFSNYGFGWWLASYRGHYRVEHGGNIDGFTSNASFFPADSLGIVVLCNRDGSLLPAQIRNAIADHFFQLPVPGRVTETKSTGSKPDKEPAQPPAIPETIPPTHALSAYTGTYEHPGYGRVTIIRRGDSLFAQMGAYTWWLWPQQYDTFRGVVFVAGERPDIDRPQLLLQFQVHPHGYIESLSIPFEPTVAPIRFVKQFLPPRPLPQLLTYTGAFKVGSDTVGVSLKEEGALYLVLPGQQLYDLLPLEEDLFILAGPKGYCIRFTRDKKGLITRFCLQQPNGNFIGERIK from the coding sequence ATGCAGCGTTCCTGTTTCCTGTTCTTCGTTCATCGTATTGGGTTAAGTATGCTGATGGCAGCATGTACTGTATGCACAAAAGGGCAATCCATTGCCGGGCTTGACAGTTTGCTCCAAAGTATGGCAGCCAAAACCAAAGGGGCAGGTATTGCCGTGGCTGTTATAAAAAAAGACAACCTGGTATATGCCCGCGGATTTGGATATCGTGATGTTGAACGTCGTTTGCCGGTTACGCCGGAAACTGTTTTTCCGGTAGGCTCCTGTACCAAGGCCATGACAGCCGCTTTAATTGGCAACCTGGGCGCCAGGGTGGCCCTTGATGCGCCTGTGCAAAGCTATTTACCAGGCTGTAAGTTCTATACAACGGCTATGACCGAGCAGATCACTGTGCGGGACCTGCTGTGTCATCGAAGTGGGCTCGCCCGGCATGAGTATTCCTGGTTTTTTATGGCTGCCGGTAACCGCGACAGTATGCTCAAACGGGTAGCATTCCTGGAACCAAATGCCAGGATCGGTGAAAAGTGGCAGTACAATAACTGGGGTTACCTGCTGCTGGGTATGATCGGGGAAAAACTATGCGGCATATCTTATGAGGCTGCTATTCATCAGTACTTATTGCAGCCATTGCAGATGACGCACAGTTATTTCTCGCTCGACAGCCTGCTGGCAGATAAAAATGCAGCACTTGGGTATAAAACAGTTAAGGGCCAGGCAAAGCTGATGCCTTATCATCCCATGGAATTAATGGCGCCGGCAGGCGGGCTGAACAGTACAGCGCCTGATATGGCACGGTGGGTATCATGCTGGATCAATGGCAAGGCCGTTATTCCGGCAGCCTTCCGTACACAGGCTATTTCTTCACAAGTAGTGACCAAGCCGGCATTACCCTATAATGACCAGGCAGGTACTTTCTTTTCCAATTATGGTTTCGGATGGTGGCTGGCTTCTTACCGCGGGCATTACCGGGTAGAGCATGGCGGCAATATTGATGGGTTTACCAGCAATGCCAGTTTTTTCCCGGCCGACAGCCTGGGCATTGTGGTACTTTGTAACCGTGACGGCTCTTTATTACCAGCACAGATCCGGAATGCGATCGCAGATCATTTCTTTCAATTGCCCGTTCCCGGGCGGGTTACGGAAACAAAGTCAACGGGCAGCAAGCCTGACAAGGAGCCTGCGCAGCCACCTGCCATACCGGAAACCATCCCGCCCACCCATGCTTTATCTGCTTATACCGGTACTTATGAGCACCCCGGTTACGGTCGTGTTACCATCATCCGGCGCGGAGATTCCCTTTTTGCTCAAATGGGTGCGTATACATGGTGGTTATGGCCACAACAGTATGATACATTCCGGGGTGTGGTATTTGTGGCAGGGGAGCGCCCGGATATTGACCGGCCACAGTTATTACTACAATTTCAGGTGCACCCGCATGGATATATTGAGAGCCTCTCCATACCTTTTGAACCTACCGTGGCGCCCATACGGTTTGTAAAACAGTTCTTACCGCCGCGACCGCTTCCTCAACTGCTCACGTATACCGGCGCCTTTAAGGTAGGCAGTGATACGGTGGGTGTATCTTTAAAAGAGGAGGGAGCTTTATACCTCGTCTTGCCTGGTCAGCAGTTGTACGACCTGCTGCCACTGGAAGAAGACCTTTTTATACTGGCAGGCCCTAAGGGATACTGTATCAGGTTTACCAGGGATAAAAAAGGGCTTATCACCCGTTTTTGTTTACAGCAGCCAAATGGTAACTTCATCGGTGAACGGATCAAATAA
- a CDS encoding nuclear transport factor 2 family protein, whose amino-acid sequence MTTQQTAMTTQQIADRLVTICKSGEWEKAQRELYAENAVSLEPYATPAFEQETRGLAAILEKGKKFDSMVDTMHSLKVSGPLVADNSFACVLDMDVTMKEGGRMHMKELCVYQIKDGKIIEERFYM is encoded by the coding sequence ATGACTACACAACAAACAGCTATGACTACACAACAGATTGCCGACCGGCTGGTAACAATATGCAAGTCGGGCGAATGGGAAAAAGCCCAGCGGGAACTGTATGCCGAGAATGCCGTAAGCCTGGAGCCTTATGCCACACCAGCTTTTGAGCAGGAAACCCGGGGACTGGCCGCCATCCTTGAAAAAGGCAAGAAGTTTGACTCCATGGTAGACACTATGCACAGTCTTAAAGTTTCGGGCCCGCTGGTGGCCGACAACTCCTTTGCTTGTGTTCTGGATATGGATGTGACCATGAAAGAAGGAGGTCGCATGCACATGAAGGAACTCTGTGTGTACCAAATAAAAGACGGGAAAATTATTGAAGAGCGCTTCTATATGTAG
- a CDS encoding LytR/AlgR family response regulator transcription factor, translating to MKQLTCIIIEDEPLALLRTKEYVEQVPFLHLLQTYNSALKALPALQEQNVDLLFLDIQMEGLTGIQLLQALPQPPLVIFTTAYEAFALKAFELEVVDYLLKPFSFERFLSAVLKVRKRMQSTPQPTPAYLFFKTAWRLEKVDLGDILFIEGARDYRKICCTKDKLLTPETFIELEERLPASLFCRVHKSFIVSLSRIDAVEGDRILIGKERIPVSDTYRATFYKALL from the coding sequence GTGAAACAATTAACCTGTATCATAATAGAAGATGAGCCACTGGCGCTGCTGCGTACCAAGGAGTATGTGGAGCAAGTGCCTTTCCTTCATTTGCTGCAAACCTATAACAGCGCACTGAAAGCATTGCCGGCATTGCAGGAGCAAAATGTGGACCTGCTCTTCCTGGATATCCAGATGGAAGGGCTCACAGGTATTCAACTGCTCCAGGCCCTGCCTCAGCCGCCATTGGTGATCTTTACCACGGCGTATGAAGCGTTTGCCTTAAAGGCATTTGAACTGGAAGTAGTAGACTACCTGCTGAAGCCTTTTTCATTTGAGCGTTTTTTATCAGCCGTATTGAAGGTCCGTAAGCGGATGCAAAGCACTCCGCAGCCTACGCCTGCTTATCTATTTTTTAAAACCGCCTGGCGTCTTGAAAAAGTTGACCTGGGAGATATCCTTTTTATAGAAGGAGCACGGGATTACCGGAAGATCTGTTGCACAAAAGATAAACTGTTAACGCCTGAAACCTTCATAGAGCTGGAAGAGCGCCTGCCGGCATCCTTATTTTGCAGGGTGCACAAATCATTTATCGTATCCCTCTCAAGAATAGATGCTGTAGAAGGCGACCGTATACTCATCGGTAAAGAAAGAATACCCGTTTCAGACACCTACCGGGCCACCTTTTATAAGGCGCTTTTGTAG